One window of bacterium BMS3Abin08 genomic DNA carries:
- the aroF_1 gene encoding phospho-2-dehydro-3-deoxyheptonate aldolase: MLVVMHHWATDDDIERVKDTIKSLGLRPVAIPGAERTAIGVIGNQGWIDEGPLSDIKGIREILHITKPFKLVSRDFHPRDTVVRLGKDLRIGGRSPFLMIAGPCALESREQVMKTAQFLIKCGVPVLRGGAFKPRTSPHSFQGLRKEGLGILKEVREETGIKVVTEVMSPEHVEMVAESVDILQIGARNMQNFDLLRDVGRLKKPVILKRGLSATLEEWLASAEYILLEGNPNVILCERGIRTFERATRNTADLSVIPLVRKTSHLPIIFDPSHATGKRDLVLPMALAAVVVGAQGVMIEVHPEPERALSDGPQSLNFREFRKVYKKIIDLVEFVKGA; encoded by the coding sequence AATGCATCACTGGGCAACGGACGATGACATCGAGAGGGTCAAGGATACAATCAAATCGCTTGGCTTAAGGCCCGTTGCCATTCCGGGAGCGGAGAGGACGGCGATTGGTGTGATAGGCAACCAGGGCTGGATCGATGAGGGCCCTTTGTCCGATATAAAGGGAATCAGGGAGATACTCCATATAACAAAGCCCTTCAAACTCGTAAGCAGGGATTTCCATCCAAGGGATACCGTGGTCAGGCTCGGGAAGGACCTGAGGATTGGTGGGCGTTCCCCATTTCTCATGATTGCCGGTCCCTGCGCGCTCGAGAGCAGGGAACAGGTCATGAAGACGGCTCAATTCCTGATAAAGTGTGGTGTTCCGGTCTTAAGGGGAGGGGCATTTAAACCGAGGACCAGTCCCCACAGTTTCCAGGGGCTTAGGAAAGAGGGCCTCGGCATACTTAAAGAGGTGCGGGAAGAGACAGGAATAAAGGTGGTTACAGAGGTGATGAGCCCCGAACACGTGGAGATGGTGGCGGAGAGTGTTGACATACTGCAGATAGGTGCAAGGAATATGCAGAACTTTGATCTCCTAAGAGATGTGGGACGGTTGAAAAAGCCCGTTATTCTGAAGAGGGGCCTTTCCGCTACCCTGGAGGAGTGGCTTGCCTCTGCTGAGTACATACTCCTCGAGGGAAACCCCAATGTTATACTCTGTGAGAGGGGCATCAGGACCTTCGAGCGGGCAACACGGAATACGGCCGACCTCTCCGTGATACCCCTTGTGAGGAAGACCTCCCACCTGCCCATCATCTTTGATCCAAGCCATGCCACCGGAAAGAGGGATCTTGTCCTGCCGATGGCTCTTGCAGCAGTTGTGGTCGGCGCCCAGGGCGTGATGATCGAGGTTCACCCCGAACCTGAACGTGCCCTCTCCGATGGTCCGCAGTCACTGAACTTCAGGGAGTTCAGGAAGGTATACAAGAAAATCATCGACCTCGTTGAATTTGTTAAAGGCGCATGA